The Catellatospora citrea DNA segment GTCGCGCCCGAGCGCCTCGCAGGCCTCGGTGATGGCGTCATAGTTGTCGCGCATCGCGTGGGTGGAGAAGTTGGTGTGGGCGCCCGCCCCGTTCCAGTCGCCCTTGGCGGGCTTGGGGTCGAAGGTGACTTCGACGCCGAAGTCCTCGGCGGTTCGCAGCAGCAGCCACCGCGCGACCCACAGCTGGTCGGCGACATCCAGCGGGGACAGCGGGCCGACCTGGAACTCCCACTGGCCCGGCATCACCTCGGCGTTGACGCCGGAGATGGAAAGCTGCGCGGTCAGGCAGTTCTCGAGGTGCTGCTCGACCACGGCACGACCGTGGATGTCGTCGGCGCCCACGCCGCAGTAGTAGCTGCCCTGCGGGGCCGGGAAGCCCCCGTCGGGGAAGCCCAGGGGACGCCCGCTGTGGAAGAAGGTGTATTCCTGCTCGATGCCGAACAGCGGCTGCTGGGCGGCGAACCGCTCGGCGACCGGGCGCAGCAGGGCCCGGGTGTTGGACTCGTGCGGCGTGCCGTCGATGTTGAGCACCTCGCACATCACCAGCACGTCGGCGCCACCGCGGATCGGATCGGGGAAGACCGCCACCGGCTGCAGGACACGGTCGGAGCGATGGCCTTCGGCCTGGCGGGTGCTGGAGCCGTCGAAGCCCCAGATGCCGGGCTCCACGCCATCGGCGATGATCTTCGTCTTGGAACGCAGCCCCGCCGTGGGTCGGGCACCGTCGATCCAGATGTACTCGGCCTTGTAGACCATCTTCTTTCCTTTCGTGCGCAGGCCGCGGTTCGGCCTGAGTCGGTGTTGCGACGAGCGGGCCGAGCGCACAGCGCAGTGACTCGTCCCGGCAATCTGCTGGAGCAGCTCTGTTCAGGCCCGTAGTGCCGAGGCTGACTTGAGCAACGAGATGACCTGCTCGTGGGCTGCCCGCTCGGCGTCGGACAGCGGGGTGCCTCCCCAGCGGTCCTGCGCTGCGGGGTCGGCGCCGCGTTCGAGCAGGTACTCGACCACCGCGAGATGGCCCTCCGAGGCGGCCAGGTGCAGAGCGGTCCTTCTGTCGTAGTCGCTGGAGTTGGCGTCCTTGCCCGTGGCCAGTGACACCCGGACGGAATCCAGGTCGCCCTGGCTGGCGGCCCACAACAACCGCGTGGTCGAGGTGGCCTCCTCCTCGTTGCGGCCTCGCCTCGGGTCGCGCTTTCCCGAAACCTCGCCGGCGCCGAACGAGTCGTAGACGTGAAAGTTGAAGCGGTTCACGAGCTCCTTGCAGAAGGCGACGCCACGCACGGAGTTGCCGAGCGCGTCCAGGCGCGGCGACCATACGCAGATGCCCATGACCCCGGGAACCACGATGATGAGGCCGCCGGAGACGCCGCTCTTGGCCGGCAGTCCGATCGTGAAGGCGAACTCGCCCGAGTAGTCGTACATGCCGCACGACGACATCAGCGACAGGCATTTGCGTACCGTGTCCGCGGAGAAGATCCGCTCACCGGTGAACGGGTTGACCCCGCCGTTGGCCAGCGACGCGGCGACCACCGACAGCGACCGGGCGTCCATCTCGATCGAGGAGCACTGGAAGTAGAACTCCAGTGTCTCGGTCAGTTCGGTTCCGGCGGGAAACGACTTGTGCTCGCGCATGAAGTAGCCGAGAGCGAAGTTGCGGTCCGCGGTGCGGCGTTCGGACAGGTACACGGCGTTGTTGAAACCCACCGCGCCGCCGCCGGCCAGTCTGCGCCACGTCTCGGCGACGTGGTCGAACCGGTCGGCCATCTCCCAGCCGGGACGGATCAGGGAACAGCACATGATCGCACCGGAGTTGATCATCGGGTTGTGCGGCAGCCCGTCGTTGTTGAGCGTCAACTCGTTGAACCCTCGCCCGCTGGGCTCCCGGCCCACGTGCCGGTGCACCAGCTCCGTGCCGTGCTCCTCCAGCGTCAGGCAGTAGTTGATCGGTTTGCAGATCGACTGCACACAGAAGACGCTGTCGGTGTCCCCGACCGCGAAGCGCTGCCCGTCCACGGTGCACAGCGCGATCCCGAACTTCGCCGGATCCACGCGCCCCAACTGCGGGATGTAGTCCGCGACCTTGCCATCCTCGATTCCCTTGACCGTGTCGTGGATACCGGCGACCGCCGCTTCGAGCGCGACGAAGTCGGGAATGACGAAGCCGCCCCGGATGGACCGCTCGACGACACCGCCGCCCCTCTTGCAGAGGCCGACGAAAGCGGCGTGGTCGATCCGCGAACCGCCCTCGATATCGGTGATCCGTCGTAGTTCGGCCCACATCGCCGCCGTACGCGGATCCGACTGCGAGATCCCCGAGCGCCGCAACCGCGCCACGAACTCGGAGATCGGAATCGTCCCCTCGGCATCCGCGCTGAAGGAGGCGAACAGCCTTCGGAAGTGCCCCGTTGCCGGCTTCTCGCCCTCCGGCACACCGCGGCGGGCGTCGGGTGCCCGCCCGCCAGAGCGAGCAGGGTGCGTGGCAGAGATCTTCGACGAACACATAGCTGAATCCCAGAATGATCAGGCAGGGAACGCCGTTCCCTGCTTCCGGTACTAGGCCATGCGCAGCACCGCGCTCGGCGTGTCGAGGTGTACGGGACCGGTCCGCGGGTGGCACCGCCGCCGCGGCCATGCGGCGCTCCGACGCGCCCGGCGCTGTCTAGACGCCGGTCCGGATCAGCTCGGCGCCGTGCTCGGCGATCATGATGGTCGCCGCGTTCGTGTTCACGCTGACCAGCGTCGGCATCACCGATGCGTCGATGACGCGGAGGTTGTCGATGCCCCGCACCCGCAGCTGCGGCGTGACCACGGACTGCTCGTCGGTGCCCATCTTGCAGCTTCCGGCCGGGTGGAAATAGGTGCCGGTGCCCGTGCGGACATAGTCGTCCACCGGCATGTTGCCGCCCGGCAGCAGTTCGAACCCACGCCAGGAGTCGAATGCCGGAGCCGCCGCGACGGTCCGCGCCTGCTCCACACCCTCGGCCAGACGAAGCCGATCGCTCGGGTCGCTCAGATAGTTCGGGTCGATCAGCGGGCTGCTGTCCGGATCGGCGTTCGCCAGCCGGATGGTTCCCCGGCTGCGCGGCACGACGCTCACGCCGAAGGTGAAGCTGTTGGCCGGAGTGTCGAACGCCGACCGGTGGAACGGCACGTGGATGAACATGATCTGCATGTCCGGCCCGCCGACGGCTTCGCTGCTGTGACACAGCAGCGAGGTCTCCGCGTGGTTGGTGTTGCCGGGCGGGATCTGCTGAGTGGCTTCGAAGACAACGCTGGTCAGCGGATGATCCTGCAGATTCCTGCCGACACCGGGAAGGTCGTGCACCACCGTGACACCGGCCTGCCGCAGCTCGTCTGCCGGACCGATCCCCGACAGCAGCAGCAGCCGGGGTGAGTCCACCGCACCGGACGACACGATCACCTCCCGGGCGGCCCGCACGTCGACGAGCTCACAGTCGCGTCGCACCAGAACACCCGTGCAGCGGCCTTCCCGCACGAACAGGCTGGTCGCACGCGACTCGGTCCACACCGTGAGGTTGGCGCGCCGCAGCGCCTGCTGCAGATAGGCGGCCGCGGTGCTCTGCCGCTTGCCGTCGCAGATGGACAGATCGTGCCAGCCCACTCCTGCCTGCACCGCGCCGTTGAAGTCGCGGGTCACCGGATGTCCGACCTGTGCGGCGGCATCGACGAAGACTTGAGAGATCGGATTGGGCGCAGCCGACCGCTGCGGCATCATCGGCCCGCGGAAGCCCCGATACCGCAGATCACCGTCCGGCACCGTCTCCATGCGCTGGAAGTACGGCAGCACGTCGTCGTACGCCCAACCATCGGCGCCGCCCTCGGCCCAGGAGTCGAAGTCGTTGCGGTGACCACGCAGGTAAACCATGGCGTTGATCGAGCTGCTGCCACCCAGCGTCCGCCCCCGAGGCCAGGTGTGCTCCAGGCCGCCCATCGCGCTCTGCGGCACCGTGCGGTACCCGTAGTCGACTTCGGTGCCCCACAGGGTCGGCCAGGCCGTCGGCACGTGGATCTCGGGCCGAGTGTCCGCAGGACCGGTCTCCAACAGCAGGACGCTGACATCCGGCTGCTCTGAAAGCCGAGCAGCCAGCACACAGCCGGCCGAACCGGCGCCGACGATCACATAGTCGAACTCCACGCGTTCTCTCCGATCATTCGCTGTAGCCGCGGCCGGCTGCCCGGCCGGTCTCGCCTCGCCCATGCATCGGGGCGGGCTCCTTATCGGCATTGCCCTGGCCACTCACTTCGGGCCGGATCCCGCAGCACCTACTCCGCTGATACGGGACATCGAACGACACAAAAACTCTAGCACCCGATTAGCTCGGGTACAAGTATTATGTCTACTAGATTCTAGTGTACGTTGCTTCATCCTTACGGGGTGAGCGAGTTGAGGACCTCGACGGTTCGGCCCGCGAACCTGCCCGCCCGATCGCCGCCCAGTACGCCACTCAGCAGTGAGTGCGCCGAGCCGCTGCGGTAGCAGGCCGGCTCGCCGTCGGAGCGCCCTGCCTCACCCCCACCGACCCGGTAGTCCCTGCAACCGGCCGGTCGGGGTTCGATGTCAGCAACGTTTCAACCGTCACAGGCGGGCAGACGTGCTATCCAGACCCCTGTTCACCTCAGCGGACGTGACAGCGCTCACATCGTGGAGTCCGCTGACGCCCGCCTCGTCCAACGGGCCGGCAGATGTCCCACCGATGGCACAGCCAGGCACAGCAGGGGCGTCAGCGTGCCGGCAGGTGAACGGCGACGATCCCGGATCGGATGGTTCGGTGCGGGCTGCGGGCCGTGCGGCCGTGCATGCCACGCACGCGCCTGGTGGCGGCGGACGGCGCTCGTCGCTGCGACGTCTTCTGCGCCGGAGCGCCCATGCGGTGACCGACAGCATCAGCAGCCCCACCGTCAGCGTCGGCCAGGAAGGACCGAGCAAGCCGAGCGCCACGGCCGCGATGCCCGCCACGCCCGCGCCGACCACGCGGCCGGAGGCCCGGTTCCGCCGCAGGGGCGCGCGAAAGGTGCCGTCGAAGTTGGCCGGGTCCGCGGCTGCGCGCAGCCGGCAGACGACGGCCACTTCGCGGGCGGGGCGCGGCGGGGCGGTCATCGCTGACGCCGGGGTTCGGATGCCGCGCCGACGGCCGTCGGCGTGAGCGCCATGACGACTGAGTCAGCGACCGCTGTGGCTACGGGCTGCCTACGCCGGCGGGCGATGGTCAGGTGCAGGCTACGCGCACCCGACGGAAACGTTGACCTAGTGGACAATGGCATGGTTTCTCCAGGATCTATGCGGTGGTTGGTCAGCGGTCGTGCCAGCCGTGCCGAGCTGCGCGCCACGGGCCGACATGTGCCGCCGTGTTGCCCATTCGTTCCGAACCGGTGCCGACGACCCCGGCGTTCAGTTCGACTACGACGAATCCCAGGCTTGCTCCCGTACGGCAAACGGATCCGGTGGCCGTCGGTTCACCTGCCGGAGAGGCTCGTACCACCGCAACCCGGCCCACCTCGCCTGGCGACCGGGTCCGGCGGACGTGGCACCGGCGGCCAGCGGCACCGACATCTCGATCATGGAGTCGGCGCAGTCCACATCTGGGGCGACATGTGCCGGCCGGCCGGAGTCGCAGGTGTCCTGCAAGGCGATCTTCCTGGCGAGCTACGTGCAGTCGCGGGCAGACCTCTGGCCCCAACGCCTGACAGACATAGGAGCGCTCAACACCCGCTACGCCGGTACGTCCCCTTGCGGCCAATCCATCAGGACAGCCTGCTTACGGCCTTATCAAGCAAATGGATAAACGACATCATCGCTGAACTCAGTGATGCGCCTCACGATATTCGATGCGAGAGAACATCCCCAGGTCAGACCCGTCGTACGGAGTGACCGCATAAAGCAGTCGGGTGATCGCTCGATGAGACGGCCGGTCTCATGCCAGGTGGCGAGCTGGAGGTCGAAGTCATGGCGGTGCTGCTGACACACCGCCGCAAGCTCGTGCGATGCGATCGAACACCAGGCATTCGCCGAGTACGCCAGCGTCGCGTTGCACACCAACCGCCCAATCGCCATACCAGACGTCGACGTGCCCACCACGATGATCAACGACTCCGCATGGAAACCGGCCTCACGAAGTGACGATTACAGGGTCGGCGAGATGATTGCCGACTTCTCGATGAAGCGCCGATGCGCCGACCGGAAGGCATGAGCAGTGCTCGTTACAGAGACCACGACCGACCACACCCCCCTCGCCATGCCTGGCGACACCCCAGCACACGGGCACAACACCACCAGCCCCGACGGTGACCCGTACCAGCCGCAGCGGCCTCCGCCCGTTCCGCACACCCGCGGCGACGAGGCCATGCACGACCCCCTGACCGGGCTGCCCAACCGCATCGCCTTCTCCCACGCGCTGTTCGCCGTGACGTCCTCCGACGTGGCACAGCTCCCAGTCGGTCTGTGCCACCTGGACATCGACGGGTTCACCGCGATCAACCACACGCTCGGCCACGACGTCGGCGATCGGCTACTGCAGGCGATCGCAAGGCGCCTGTCCGCCCGGCTCGGGGCTGATCGCCTGCTCGCACGCACCGGTAATGACGAGTTCACCATCCTGATGACCGCCGACGACCTCGCGCACATCGCCGTCATGGTCCAGCAGCTGATCCGTCGGCCTTTCGCGATGGCCGGACAGCAACTGCACGTGACCGCGAGCGTGGGTGTCGTCGCGCACAGCCCGTCCATCGGCTCAGCTGTCGACCTGATGAGCGCCGCCGAAGCCGCGCTGGCGCAGGCGAAGACGAGCGGCCGCGACCACATCCGCCGATTCGACCCGGAGCAGCACGCCCGCCAGGTCGCCCGGCACGAGATCGCTCAGGCGCTGCCGCAGGCGCTGGAACGCGGCGAGCTGTTCGTGGAGTACCAGCCGATCGTGCGCGCCGGCGACGGCGAGCTGTACGGCGTCGAGGCGCTGGCCCGGTGGCATCATCCCGAGCAGGGCCGGCTCAGCCCCGCACAGTTCATCCCGGTCGCCGAGGACACCGGGCTGATCGGCGACGTCGGCCGGTTCGTGCTGCGTACCGCCTGCGTGCAGGCCGCGCGGTGGAACGTCCGCCATCCGGGTCGCCGTCTGGTCATGAGTGTGAACATCGCTCCGGCGCAGGCCGATGATCCGGCGTTCGCCGCGCACGTGGCAGGGCTGCTGGCTCAGCACGGCATCGACCCGGACCTGCTGCAGCTCGAGGTCACCGAGACGTGCATGATGCCGGCCGCCGGGCAGGCCGTGGAGACGCTGCATGCGCTGGCCCGCCTCGGTGTGCGTATCGCGATCGACGACTTCGGCACCGGCTACGCCAACCTCACCAACCTGCGGTCGCTGCCGGTGCACCAGGTCAAACTCGCCCGGCAGTTCGTCTACTCGTCCTCCGACGTGGGTACTGACCAGGTCGACTACTTACTGATCGAGATGGTCGTCCGGCTCGCCCGCAGTCTCGGCCTCGGTGTCATCGCCGAAGGGGTCGAGTCCGAGGCCCAGGTCGAGAAGCTGCGACTGCTCGGCTGCGACATCATCCAGGGGTACGTCTACGGCGCGCCGCAGTCACCCGACGCCATCGACGCCCGACTTGGCGCATGCGCCGGACAG contains these protein-coding regions:
- the glnII gene encoding glutamine synthetase; translation: MVYKAEYIWIDGARPTAGLRSKTKIIADGVEPGIWGFDGSSTRQAEGHRSDRVLQPVAVFPDPIRGGADVLVMCEVLNIDGTPHESNTRALLRPVAERFAAQQPLFGIEQEYTFFHSGRPLGFPDGGFPAPQGSYYCGVGADDIHGRAVVEQHLENCLTAQLSISGVNAEVMPGQWEFQVGPLSPLDVADQLWVARWLLLRTAEDFGVEVTFDPKPAKGDWNGAGAHTNFSTHAMRDNYDAITEACEALGRDDKPLKHIGNYGAGVEDRLTGAHETAPWTHYSYGVSDRGASVRIPWQVEVDKKGYIEDRRPNANVDPYVVTRLLVDTCCTALEKAELV
- the glsA gene encoding glutaminase A, with amino-acid sequence MCSSKISATHPARSGGRAPDARRGVPEGEKPATGHFRRLFASFSADAEGTIPISEFVARLRRSGISQSDPRTAAMWAELRRITDIEGGSRIDHAAFVGLCKRGGGVVERSIRGGFVIPDFVALEAAVAGIHDTVKGIEDGKVADYIPQLGRVDPAKFGIALCTVDGQRFAVGDTDSVFCVQSICKPINYCLTLEEHGTELVHRHVGREPSGRGFNELTLNNDGLPHNPMINSGAIMCCSLIRPGWEMADRFDHVAETWRRLAGGGAVGFNNAVYLSERRTADRNFALGYFMREHKSFPAGTELTETLEFYFQCSSIEMDARSLSVVAASLANGGVNPFTGERIFSADTVRKCLSLMSSCGMYDYSGEFAFTIGLPAKSGVSGGLIIVVPGVMGICVWSPRLDALGNSVRGVAFCKELVNRFNFHVYDSFGAGEVSGKRDPRRGRNEEEATSTTRLLWAASQGDLDSVRVSLATGKDANSSDYDRRTALHLAASEGHLAVVEYLLERGADPAAQDRWGGTPLSDAERAAHEQVISLLKSASALRA
- a CDS encoding GMC family oxidoreductase, with the protein product MEFDYVIVGAGSAGCVLAARLSEQPDVSVLLLETGPADTRPEIHVPTAWPTLWGTEVDYGYRTVPQSAMGGLEHTWPRGRTLGGSSSINAMVYLRGHRNDFDSWAEGGADGWAYDDVLPYFQRMETVPDGDLRYRGFRGPMMPQRSAAPNPISQVFVDAAAQVGHPVTRDFNGAVQAGVGWHDLSICDGKRQSTAAAYLQQALRRANLTVWTESRATSLFVREGRCTGVLVRRDCELVDVRAAREVIVSSGAVDSPRLLLLSGIGPADELRQAGVTVVHDLPGVGRNLQDHPLTSVVFEATQQIPPGNTNHAETSLLCHSSEAVGGPDMQIMFIHVPFHRSAFDTPANSFTFGVSVVPRSRGTIRLANADPDSSPLIDPNYLSDPSDRLRLAEGVEQARTVAAAPAFDSWRGFELLPGGNMPVDDYVRTGTGTYFHPAGSCKMGTDEQSVVTPQLRVRGIDNLRVIDASVMPTLVSVNTNAATIMIAEHGAELIRTGV
- a CDS encoding putative bifunctional diguanylate cyclase/phosphodiesterase, whose protein sequence is MPGDTPAHGHNTTSPDGDPYQPQRPPPVPHTRGDEAMHDPLTGLPNRIAFSHALFAVTSSDVAQLPVGLCHLDIDGFTAINHTLGHDVGDRLLQAIARRLSARLGADRLLARTGNDEFTILMTADDLAHIAVMVQQLIRRPFAMAGQQLHVTASVGVVAHSPSIGSAVDLMSAAEAALAQAKTSGRDHIRRFDPEQHARQVARHEIAQALPQALERGELFVEYQPIVRAGDGELYGVEALARWHHPEQGRLSPAQFIPVAEDTGLIGDVGRFVLRTACVQAARWNVRHPGRRLVMSVNIAPAQADDPAFAAHVAGLLAQHGIDPDLLQLEVTETCMMPAAGQAVETLHALARLGVRIAIDDFGTGYANLTNLRSLPVHQVKLARQFVYSSSDVGTDQVDYLLIEMVVRLARSLGLGVIAEGVESEAQVEKLRLLGCDIIQGYVYGAPQSPDAIDARLGACAGQPPRQSIRNGSR